One Thermoplasma volcanium GSS1 genomic window carries:
- a CDS encoding DNA methyltransferase yields MDYLDIGQAADNKYYSSKRTLPLAIMKENAKEYQPLKINTIKTCSCKENNLNCLTAKEWIKRQIGVWEFYYEKRDIRDKTVHPATFPISLAKQVIELFSHEGELVVDPFVGSGTTLVAARDSNRNAVGFDLQEKYIKLCAERLSTQRIVGNAQQVAIEEDARNISNYFNEESISLIFTSPPYANLLNRERKNKSRRNRKNNQLGKVEQYSQDPRDLGTLDVESYTKEMGDIFEKVKPALRTKGHCVINVPDMWWENKRIAIHVYLINEMTKRGYELRNIIIWDKRNLVNQIGIFGWPSNYITMGVTFEYLLDFWKP; encoded by the coding sequence ATGGATTATCTAGATATAGGACAGGCCGCTGATAATAAGTATTATTCATCAAAAAGAACTCTTCCACTTGCTATTATGAAAGAAAATGCAAAGGAATATCAACCATTGAAAATAAATACAATTAAAACTTGTTCCTGCAAAGAAAATAACCTTAATTGTTTAACAGCTAAGGAATGGATAAAACGGCAAATTGGAGTGTGGGAATTTTATTACGAGAAAAGAGACATAAGAGATAAAACTGTTCATCCTGCTACATTTCCAATATCCTTAGCAAAACAGGTTATAGAATTGTTCTCTCATGAGGGTGAGCTTGTTGTTGACCCTTTTGTGGGAAGCGGGACAACACTGGTAGCTGCTAGGGATTCTAATAGGAATGCAGTGGGTTTTGACCTTCAGGAAAAATATATAAAGCTTTGTGCTGAAAGATTATCTACACAGAGGATTGTTGGCAATGCTCAACAGGTTGCTATAGAAGAAGATGCAAGAAACATCTCCAATTATTTCAATGAAGAATCAATATCATTAATTTTCACATCACCACCTTATGCTAACCTATTGAACAGAGAAAGGAAAAATAAGTCAAGAAGAAACAGAAAAAACAACCAACTCGGTAAAGTGGAGCAGTATTCTCAGGATCCTAGAGATCTCGGTACTCTTGATGTAGAAAGTTATACTAAGGAAATGGGAGATATTTTCGAAAAGGTTAAGCCAGCCCTAAGAACAAAGGGTCACTGTGTTATCAATGTTCCAGATATGTGGTGGGAAAATAAGAGGATAGCTATACACGTTTATCTGATTAATGAAATGACAAAAAGAGGCTATGAGCTTAGAAATATTATAATCTGGGATAAGAGAAATTTAGTAAACCAAATAGGAATTTTTGGGTGGCCAAGCAATTACATAACTATGGGTGTCACTTTTGAATACCTATT